A single genomic interval of Littorina saxatilis isolate snail1 linkage group LG17, US_GU_Lsax_2.0, whole genome shotgun sequence harbors:
- the LOC138952149 gene encoding E3 ubiquitin-protein ligase rnf8-like produces the protein MTQAAPCLLSIGKTASKYRHFPFLDDHIKIGRAADATYTILSAMISRCHAVIQRQKDNTWTITDNKSLNGIAVNGKQLKAQEPYTLQESDVVQLGVPTAPDVPAEFVYRFFTSLKYRRENKKKRPCSRDDNPVKRFKGSGDKDEQSADSEQNAERGRAENVQAAEKGEAEQKVKAAYEEQLQALAQQLKDKEQEKSAIQEQLQQEREQRQVMEERQKEQEEKVCQLDAQQKQLVQEQAVAEEKMRQQLEEELRRRETLLREQMQQQLLSLATEKSQVEQRLQTEMEKAVQEKDRELQDRLHGEKDRLQKVIEAKELEQKALESQLAESRQENEKAKADTLTTRDAILSEFAETMETELQCSICNELFIKATSLNCSHAFCALCIRQWLAVKRECPNCRTAVASQMRSIVLDNYIDRMVAQLSEEMKERRAQLVVERQEAEKKLDEAEKKAQAGPSGARGRGGRQRGRGRGRGRTIEDVMAGQLTSMLTANRLTNLTTQLARGGANANRVTNLTAQAARGGATATATRAAAASGTTTRAAATTAAATATSAMNTTGVPTVGAQETVGPPDVTPTVTDGSVGTETMGDAAGAEAIVVSDNESVVITDSEEEGWDDSDDEMQFSEDWGTPRRHHGSDDSDNSENDDSDSTDGTGAYYGGYGRCYRCGCRGHWANGCPN, from the exons AGTCTGAATGGCATCGCTGTGAACGGGAAGCAGCTGAAGGCTCAGGAGCCCTACACGCTGCAGGAAAGCGATGTGGTTCAGCTGGGGGTCCCGACAGCGCCAGACGTGCCAGCAGAGTTCGTCTACCGCTTCTTTACCTCCCTCAAGTAcaggagagagaacaagaaaaaaCGGCCGTGCAGCAGAGACGACAACCCTGTCAAGCGTTTCAAAGGGTCGGGGGACAAGGATGAACAGTCGGCAGATTCAGAACAAAACGCAGAGAG agggagggcggagaacgTCCAAGCAGCGGAGAAGGGCGAGGCAGAGCAGAAGGTGAAGGCCGCGTATGAGGAGCAGCTCCAGGCCCTGGCCCAGCAGCTGAAGGACAAGGAGCAGGAAAAGTCGGCCATCCAGGAGCAGCTCCAGCAGGAGAGGGAGCAGCGACAGGTGATGGAGGAGAGGCAGAAGGAGCAGGAGGAGAAAGTCTGTCAGCTGGACGCGCAACAG AAACAACTGGTGCAGGAGCAAGCGGTGGCGGAGGAGAAGATGCGCCAGCAGTTGGAGGAGGAGCTCAGGCGACGGGAGACACTGCTACGGGAACAGATGCAGCAACAGCTGTTGTCCCTGGCGACGGAGAAGAGCCAGGTGGAGCAGCGACTGCAGACAGAGATGGAGAAAGCCGTGCAGGAGAAGGACAGAGAGCTGCAGGACAGACTGCACGGGGAGAAAGACAGGCTGCAGAAG GTGATAGAGGCCAAAGAGCTAGAGCAGAAGGCGCTGGAAAGCCAGCTGGCAGAGAGCAGGCAGGAGAACGAGAAAGCCAAGGCCGACACCCTCACCACACGAGATGCCATTCTGTCAGAATTTGCTGAAACCATGGAAACAGAACTTCAGTGCTCAATCTGCAATGAGCTGTTTATCAAG GCCACGTCCCTCAACTGTTCCCACGCGTTCTGTGCGCTGTGCATACGTCAGTGGCTGGCCGTGAAGAGGGAGTGTCCCAACTGTCGGACGGCCGTGGCGTCACAGATGAGATCCATCGTGCTGGACAATTACATTGACCGTATGGTGGCTCAGCTCAGCGAGGAGATGAAGGAACGTCGCGCTCAGCTGGTGGTGGAGAGACAAG AGGCAGAGAAGAAGCTGGACGAAGCGGAGAAGAAAGCGCAGGCCGGCCCCTCGGGGGCCAGGGGGCGTGGTGGTCGACAGAGGGGGCGGGGCAGGGGCAGAGGTCGCACGATAGAGGACGTTATGGCCGGACAACTGACCAGCATGCTCACAGCCAACAGATTGACCAACTTAACAACGCAGCTAGCCAGGGGCGGTGCTAATGCCAACAGAGTGACCAATTTAACAGCCCAGGCAGCGAGGGGCGGTGCAACGGCCACAGCCACTAGGGCTGCAGCAGCCTCAGGAACAACGACACGCGCAGCAGCCACAACTGCAGCAGCCACAGCCACGTCAGCAATGAACACAACAGGGGTGCCGACTGTGGGCGCCCAAGAGACAGTGGGACCACCGGACGTCACACCCACAGTCACTGACGGCAGTGTCGGCACTGAGACAATGGGAGACGCAGCGGGTGCAGAGGCTATTGTCGTCAGTGACAACGAGTCTGTGGTGATCACCGACAGTGAAGAGGAGGGATGGGACGACAGCGATGATGAAATGCAGTTTTCTGAGGACTGGGGAACGCCAAGGAGGCATCATGGGAGTGACGACTCGGACAACTCGGAAAATGATGACAGTGATTCCACAGACGGGACAGGGGCTTACTACGGTGGCTACGGAAGGTGCTACAGATGTG GGTGCAGAGGTCACTGGGCCAACGGCTGTCCCAACTGA
- the LOC138952155 gene encoding uncharacterized protein, translating into MLRMQHGHLEHLREVGVGVVDTLSDSEELPAMPHDFDVDKFNRGRKFFLNNIFSCTLSMLSSLIAGLSVVNLLEPLVFTRESNTPLKSLLRYVRTFHHVVIWHYGNVWDPSSGAHKSVAKVRRLHNSVRRRMTGGETVENPPVSQYDMSLVQCGFMGGIVMYPEGFGIRCSSADLSDYCYFWYGIGFLLGISDKNNICKRDLVETVAICKEIESDILLPALHDPPRDFYPMAQALVDGMNFPLKYFCLFSLESFLYVSYATMSAPRPKLGLADRLRALFLQSFFILVKYVPFCRSLLNRLVFLGLNKKFLEGEILDLRFQSRK; encoded by the coding sequence ATGTTGAGAATGCAGCACGGTCACCTGGAACACCTGAGAGAGGTGGGAGTGGGGGTGGTGGACACCCTGTCGGACTCCGAGGAGCTGCCCGCAATGCCCCATGACTTTGACGTGGACAAGTTCAACAGAGGCAGGAAGTTCTTCTTGAACAACATCTTCTCCTGCACGCTGTCCATGCTGTCATCTCTGATCGCTGGACTGAGTGTCGTCAACCTGCTGGAGCCCCTTGTGTTCACACGCGAGTCTAACACCCCGCTCAAATCTCTCCTGCGCTACGTGAGAACGTTTCACCATGTGGTTATCTGGCACTACGGGAACGTGTGGGATCCGTCTTCAGGCGCACACAAGTCAGTGGCCAAAGTGCGCAGACTGCATAACTCTGTGCGCAGGAGAATGACAGGGGGGGAAACCGTGGAAAACCCTCCCGTGTCTCAGTACGACATGTCGCTCGTACAGTGCGGTTTCATGGGAGGCATCGTCATGTACCCTGAAGGCTTTGGGATACGGTGTAGCTCAGCTGATCTCTCAGACTACTGTTATTTCTGGTACGGCATTGGATTCCTGTTGGGGATTAGTGATAAGAACAATATCTGCAAGAGGGACTTGGTGGAAACGGTCGCCATTTGCAAAGAGATCGAGAGTGACATTCTCCTGCCTGCCCTGCATGACCCCCCTCGGGACTTCTACCCCATGGCTCAGGCGCTTGTCGACGGAATGAATTTTCCATTAAAATATTTCTGTCTTTTTAGCCTTGAATCCTTTCTGTATGTATCCTATGCTACGATGTCTGCCCCCCGTCCAAAGTTAGGATTGGCTGACCGTTTGCGAGCACTATTTTTGCAATCCTTTTTCATTCTAGTCAAGTATGTACCTTTCTGCAGATCTCTCCTCAACAGATTGGTATTTTTAGGGTTAAACAAGAAGTTTTTGGAAGGTGAAATTTTGGACCTACGATTTCAGTCAAGGAAATGA
- the LOC138952162 gene encoding putative OPA3-like protein CG13603, with protein MVAGAFPIVKLGYLAIKQVSKPLANLIKQNAKASPFFRKYVCMPPAQIYHWMEVNFRLRLMGMGKAKNVERLTEDMAIELGAEMLGEFIIFTVAAGTLLLEYNKSVTKEALKEEREKHQMLMLKSKLQDLDLITAVQEAQIRELQRSVDDLEAQNKGLIGRVFGGGKPSK; from the exons ATGGTGGCTGGGGCCTTCCCGATAGTGAAACTTGGTTATTTAGCGATAAAGCAAGTCAGCAAGCCACTCGCAAATCTGATCAAACAAAATGCAAAGGCGAGTCCTTTCTTCAGAAAATATGTGTGCATGCCGCCAGCTCAGA TATACCACTGGATGGAGGTCAACTTCCGGTTGCGGTTGATGGGAATGGGTAAGGCCAAGAACGTGGAGCGGCTGACGGAGGACATGGCCATAGAGCTGGGGGCTGAGATGCTTGGAGAATTCATCATCTTTACTGTTGCCGCGGGAACGTTGCTGTTAGAATACAACAAATCTGTAACCAAGGAGGCACTGAAGGAGGAGAGGGAAAAGCAtcagatgttgatgttgaaATCAAAGCTTCAG GACCTGGACCTGATTACGGCAGTGCAAGAGGCGCAGATCAGGGAGTTACAGCGATCTGTGGACGATCTGGAGGCACAGAATAAAGGCTTGATAGGAAGAGTGTTTGGTGGTGGAAAGCCAAGCAAGTGA